One Scylla paramamosain isolate STU-SP2022 chromosome 7, ASM3559412v1, whole genome shotgun sequence DNA window includes the following coding sequences:
- the LOC135101776 gene encoding multiple epidermal growth factor-like domains protein 6 gives MARWIHHYTCKTAVCRCENGGTCDPVTGNRTCPPSVSGEFCEDGCPAAPQTGVNIILEHTTMMMIVTFTSQSGVCECKAGYVGIDCSKECPEGKWGAGCLHECQCANGATCHPATGVCGLDCPPGFMGTECNTPCPAGHYGPGCMKACMCGLRPCDPSTSVCLCPAGNKGPNCNQACSEGQWGQSCLRKCECQNGATCNSVTGECHCQPGYVGPTCEATFPAGRYGVNCSGICGCLNGASCDHRTGRCQCLPGFTGLSCGQPCPLGRFGQDCVQVCDCNDGGGCDKVTGECTCAPGWRGSQCKLKCEEGRYGAGCAMNCSCANGGECDHISGACMCRPGKLTTVHWKTHTHTQSMPCSDRFWSIECRYQCDCDVGATCDPATGVCSCPPGKRGHHCSNRTPGYTGATCQERCPTGTFGSGCQHTCLCQHGTNCQHDTGACVCPPGYTGTHCQRECGPDSYGAGCVFKCECRHGGECDPESGVCKCAPGWRGPQCQKSCPKGKWGAGCERVCDCEQEASCHAITGQCQCPPGFIGDRCQFICALGQYGESCSKECRCGPSQPCDHVSGECSCRPGREGQQCHQYCAEGRWGEGCRQQCKCAGSSLCDPMSGECFCPAGLKGRKCRRECPRGRYGVDCKQCKNGGTCDRVTGQCECRDNYYGATCSLTCPSATYGPGCNQTCECEHGGVCDATGACNCPAGYSGTLCEISCQPGTWGHRCSSQCRCKNDAVCHPATGECQCGLGWTGPFCDQASDPGMYGPDCRMDCACHHNASCDRFSGCCECGPGRYGRYCELVSGRVLWGVLH, from the exons ATGGCCCGATGGATCCATCACTACACTTGTAAAACTGCA GTGTGTCGCTGTGAGAACGGCGGCACATGTGATCCCGTGACTGGCAACCGCACGTGTCCACCAAGTGTGTCCGGAGAATTTTGTGAAGACGGCTGCCCTGCAG CTCCGCAGACCGGAGTCAATATTATACTCGAGCACACAACCATGATGATGATCGTAACCTTTACTTCCCAGAGTGGGGTGTGCGAGTGTAAAGCAGGATATGTTGGCATTGACTGCTCCAAAGAGTGCCCAGAGGGAAAGTGGGGCGCCGGGTGTCTGCATGAGTGCCAGTGTGCCAATGGAGCCACGTGTCATCCCGCTACGGGCGTCTGTGGCCTAGACTGTCCCCCAGGATTCATGGGAACCGAATGCAACACAC CGTGTCCGGCTGGTCACTATGGACCGGGGTGTATGAAGGCGTGTATGTGCGGCCTGCGACCCTGCGACCCAAGCACAAGCGTGTGTCTCTGTCCGGCGGGGAACAAGGGACCAAACTGCAATCAAG CGTGTTCTGAGGGACAGTGGGGACAAAGCTGCTTGAGGAAGTGCGAATGCCAAAACGGTGCTACGTGCAACTCTGTGACTGGAGAATGCCACTGTCAGCCAGGATATGTG GGCCCTACGTGTGAGGCAACGTTCCCCGCCGGCAGGTATGGTGTCAACTGTAGTGGAATATGTGGGTGCCTCAATGGTGCCTCCTGCGACCACAGGACTGGCCG GTGCCAGTGCCTACCGGGATTCACGGGTCTTAGCTGCGGTCAGCCCTGTCCCCTGGGACGATTCGGTCAGGACTGTGTACAAGTATGTGACTGCAACGACGGTGGTGGGTGTGACAAGGTGACCGGGGAGTGCACATGTGCGCCGGGGTGGCGAGGGTCTCAGTGCAAACTCA AATGCGAGGAGGGTCGCTATGGAGCAGGTTGTGCCATGAACTGTAGCTGTGCCAATGGAGGCGAATGTGACCACATTTCAGGCGCCTGCATGTGTCGTCCAGGCAAGCTAACTACTGTacactggaaaacacacacacacacacaatcaat GCCGTGCTCAGACAGGTTTTGGAGCATAGAGTGTCGGTACCAGTGTGACTGTGATGTTGGCGCGACCTGTGACCCCGCCACGGGAGTGTGCTCGTGTCCGCCTGGCAAACGCGGCCATCACTGTTCCAACA GAACCCCGGGCTACACCGGTGCCACGTGTCAAGAGAGGTGTCCTACGGGAACCTTTGGAAGTGGATGTCAACATACCTGTTTGTGTCAGCACGGTACCAACTGTCAGCACGACACcggggcgtgtgtgtgtcccccCGGGTACACAGGCACACACTGCCAGCGAG AATGCGGGCCGGATAGTTACGGTGCAGGGTGTGTCTTCAAGTGCGAGTGTCGGCACGGAGGTGAATGTGATCCTGAGAGTGGGGTGTGCAAGTGTGCCCCAGGATGGCGGGGACCACAGTGCCAGAAATCCTGTCCTAAAG GGAAGTGGGGAGCGGGATGTGAACGCGTATGCGACTGTGAGCAAGAAGCAAGTTGCCATGCGATCACAGGCCAGTGCCAGTGTCCTCCAGGCTTCATTGGTGACAGGTGTCAGTTCA TCTGCGCTCTGGGTCAGTACGGGGAAAGCTGCAGCAAGGAGTGCCGCTGTGGGCCGTCTCAGCCGTGTGACCACGTGAGCGGGGAGTGTTCGTGTCGGCCAGGTCGCGAGGGACAGCAGTGCCACCAGT ACTGTGCCGAGGGGCGGTGGGGCGAAGGATGTCGCCAGCAGTGCAAATGTGCAGGATCATCCCTGTGCGACCCGATGAGTGGGGAGTGTTTCTGTCCCGCGGGACTCAAGGGCAGGAAGTGCCGCAGGGAATGTCCGAGGGGCAGGTACGGCGTCGACTGTAAGCAG TGTAAAAATGGTGGGACGTGTGACCGCGTGACTGGCCAGTGTGAGTGTCGCGACAACTACTACGGCGCCACCTGCTCCCTCACTTGTCCCTCCGCCACTTACGGGCCAGGATGTAATCAG ACGTGCGAATGTGAGCATGGCGGGGTGTGTGATGCGACAGGGGCGTGCAACTGCCCAGCAGGGTACAGTGGCACGCTTTGCGAGATCTCCTGCCAGCCCGGTACTTGGGGCCACCGCTGCAGCTCTCAGTGTCGCTGTAAAAACGACGCTGTCTGCCATCCAG CTACTGGAGAATGCCAGTGTGGGCTGGGATGGACAGGACCATTCTGCGACCAGGCGTCCGATCCAGGCATGTATGGACCTGACTGCCGCATGGACTGTGCCTGTCACCACAATGCTTCTTGCGACCGCTTCTCTGGCTGCTGCGAGTGTGGTCCCGGCAGATACGGGCGTTATTGCGAGTTAG TGTCCGGCAGGGTTCTATGGGGCGTATTGCACTAG